In the genome of Candidatus Goldiibacteriota bacterium HGW-Goldbacteria-1, one region contains:
- a CDS encoding sugar kinase: MSLIIVGSMAYDTIATPFERRERVLGGACTYASLAACKFSKPGIVGVIGDDFQEKHLKMLENRGVDITGVKREKGKSFFWEGVYHLDMNTRDTITTELNVFEKFDPVLPDSYVDMPYLFLANIDPALQLKVLKQMKNVKFSVCDTMNLWIDIKRAEVTEVFSKVTCVVLNDSEIRQFTKTPNLILAAREIRKLGPKYVIIKKGEHGASIIGPEGMYFSIPSYPVENVIDPTGAGDSFAGAFIGHIAGQDKTDETVLKKAMVYGNTVASFAVEGFGTDRLAEAGMDKIEDRIKELRKITDF; this comes from the coding sequence ATGTCTTTGATTATTGTAGGTTCGATGGCTTATGACACAATTGCAACACCTTTTGAACGCCGCGAGCGCGTATTGGGCGGGGCGTGTACTTACGCGTCTTTGGCTGCCTGTAAATTCTCCAAACCCGGTATTGTCGGGGTAATAGGTGATGATTTTCAGGAAAAACACCTTAAAATGCTTGAGAATCGTGGCGTTGACATAACGGGAGTAAAGCGTGAAAAAGGAAAGTCTTTCTTCTGGGAAGGCGTTTATCATCTTGACATGAATACAAGGGACACGATAACCACGGAATTGAATGTGTTTGAAAAATTTGACCCTGTGCTGCCGGATTCATATGTGGATATGCCGTACCTTTTTTTGGCAAACATAGACCCCGCGCTTCAGCTTAAGGTCTTAAAACAGATGAAAAATGTAAAGTTCTCGGTGTGCGACACCATGAACCTGTGGATAGACATAAAAAGGGCTGAAGTGACAGAGGTATTTTCAAAGGTTACATGCGTGGTGCTGAACGATTCAGAGATAAGGCAGTTTACAAAAACCCCCAACCTGATACTGGCTGCAAGGGAAATAAGAAAGCTGGGGCCAAAGTACGTAATAATAAAAAAAGGCGAACATGGCGCATCTATTATTGGCCCCGAAGGAATGTATTTTTCAATACCGTCATATCCGGTGGAAAATGTAATTGACCCAACCGGCGCGGGCGATTCATTCGCGGGCGCTTTTATCGGGCACATTGCGGGTCAGGATAAAACAGATGAAACTGTTCTGAAAAAAGCCATGGTTTACGGCAACACAGTGGCCTCTTTTGCCGTGGAAGGGTTTGGAACAGACCGCCTTGCGGAAGCAGGTATGGATAAAATAGAAGACAGAATAAAAGAGTTAAGAAAAATAACTGACTTTTAA
- a CDS encoding peptidase P60 has protein sequence MAAVLFLFSACASLKGSGETARASGPNANAREAVVNAAKDMLNRSYQYGSLDCSGLAQKAYSKAGISIPRTALSQYSKSKKIGRSNLEKGDLVFFNTSGGGVSHVGVYIGGGVFIHAPKTGDSVRKDELENVYWKRVYMGAGHYF, from the coding sequence ATGGCGGCTGTGCTGTTTCTTTTTTCGGCGTGTGCTTCATTAAAAGGTTCGGGTGAGACTGCAAGGGCTTCCGGGCCGAACGCAAACGCAAGGGAAGCCGTGGTAAACGCGGCCAAGGATATGCTTAACAGAAGCTATCAGTATGGATCGCTGGACTGTTCCGGGCTTGCACAGAAAGCTTATTCTAAGGCCGGTATTAGCATTCCAAGGACAGCTTTATCGCAGTATTCAAAGTCAAAAAAAATCGGCAGGTCAAACCTTGAAAAAGGGGATCTGGTCTTCTTTAATACAAGCGGCGGCGGTGTGTCGCACGTGGGCGTATATATAGGCGGCGGTGTGTTTATTCACGCCCCCAAAACAGGCGACTCTGTAAGAAAAGACGAACTTGAAAACGTCTATTGGAAAAGAGTTTATATGGGCGCCGGACATTACTTTTAA
- a CDS encoding LemA family protein, whose amino-acid sequence MKSGMKVLAVVLGLVLLVAMLFGSVYNKLVKFDEGITAAWAQVENVLQRRGDLIPNLVNTVKGYAKHEKEIFENVAAARAGLAGARTVDEKAKAAGVMDTAISRLLAIAENYPQLKANESFNKLMDELAGSENRIAVERKKYNDVVQAYNTTVRTFPANIIAGMFGFQKKEVYFKAEEAKKEVPAVNFN is encoded by the coding sequence ATGAAAAGCGGAATGAAGGTACTGGCGGTAGTCCTTGGCCTGGTGTTGCTTGTGGCTATGCTTTTTGGATCTGTTTACAACAAACTGGTTAAGTTTGACGAAGGCATAACAGCTGCATGGGCACAGGTGGAAAATGTCCTGCAGAGGCGCGGTGATTTAATTCCGAACCTTGTAAATACAGTTAAAGGCTACGCGAAGCACGAAAAAGAAATTTTTGAAAACGTGGCAGCTGCAAGGGCGGGGCTTGCCGGCGCAAGAACAGTTGATGAAAAGGCAAAAGCGGCAGGGGTTATGGATACGGCTATTTCAAGGCTTCTGGCTATCGCGGAAAATTATCCGCAGCTTAAAGCAAATGAAAGTTTTAATAAATTAATGGATGAACTTGCAGGATCTGAAAACAGGATAGCCGTTGAAAGAAAAAAGTACAATGATGTTGTTCAGGCGTATAACACAACTGTCAGGACGTTTCCGGCAAATATCATAGCCGGCATGTTTGGTTTCCAGAAAAAAGAAGTTTATTTTAAGGCGGAAGAAGCAAAAAAAGAAGTCCCGGCAGTAAACTTTAATTAA
- the recO gene encoding DNA repair protein RecO: MEIKTSGIVLKRFDRAENDNVTSVFTEGAGKIYVVSKGTRKPASRFKNSLELFSLSDFMLTRKNPDSRYFTLIQAKPQNSFAGIRSSLKKIALAYYIIELVEKFMQPEDVNNEMYGLVLKTLLAVETCGVKEAAEHGARFKAQLLKCAGFNPSDDAEFLDARCVETCVREQLKEMGSGDNGCYSDALNNILDSYITTVLEEEPESMKFYGSIK, translated from the coding sequence ATGGAAATTAAAACTTCCGGGATTGTTTTAAAAAGGTTTGACAGGGCGGAAAATGACAATGTTACTTCTGTTTTTACGGAAGGCGCAGGCAAGATATACGTTGTTTCCAAAGGCACCAGAAAACCTGCCAGCCGTTTTAAAAATTCGCTGGAACTTTTCAGTTTAAGCGATTTTATGCTTACAAGAAAAAATCCTGATTCGCGTTATTTTACCCTTATACAGGCAAAGCCGCAGAACTCTTTTGCAGGCATAAGAAGCAGTTTAAAAAAAATCGCGCTTGCTTATTACATCATAGAACTTGTGGAAAAGTTTATGCAGCCGGAAGACGTCAATAATGAGATGTATGGCCTTGTTTTAAAGACACTGCTGGCGGTTGAAACCTGCGGGGTAAAAGAAGCGGCGGAGCACGGCGCAAGGTTCAAGGCCCAGCTTCTTAAATGCGCGGGGTTTAACCCGTCTGATGACGCGGAATTTCTGGATGCCCGCTGTGTTGAAACCTGCGTCAGAGAGCAGTTAAAAGAGATGGGCAGCGGTGATAATGGATGCTATTCGGATGCCCTTAATAACATACTGGATTCATACATTACGACAGTCCTTGAAGAAGAGCCTGAAAGCATGAAGTTTTACGGGAGCATAAAATGA
- a CDS encoding aspartate aminotransferase: MIADRMKKVQASITLAIDAKAKQMIAEGVDLVGFGAGEPDFNTPDNIKVAGIKAIVDNKTKYTPSSGMPDLKNPIAKKLLEDNKLEYKPSNIIVSCGAKHSLYNIFMAGINPGDEVIIFSPYWVSYVEMVNMAQGIPVLVQLDESKKFEIDFELLKSKITKNTKMMIINSPSNPTGCVLSKSSLEKLAEICLANNILMISDEIYEKNLYNGKTHISIASLSKEAKAKTVVVNGVSKSHAMTGWRIGYIAADDMELVKAMDNMQSHSTSNPTTISQMAAIEALKTDSAIVNKMVAEFDKRRKYILQRVNAISGLTCVEPEGAFYVFPNFSSLVGKTFNGVKIENSMNLADALLTSAKVAVVPGVAFGSDVHFRMSYATSMEKIEKGLNRIEEFFKG, translated from the coding sequence ATGATTGCTGACAGGATGAAAAAGGTACAGGCTTCAATCACGCTTGCAATTGACGCGAAGGCAAAACAGATGATAGCAGAAGGTGTTGACCTGGTGGGTTTTGGAGCCGGGGAGCCGGATTTTAACACCCCTGATAACATAAAGGTGGCGGGTATTAAGGCCATTGTGGACAACAAAACAAAGTACACGCCTTCTTCCGGTATGCCGGACCTGAAAAACCCGATAGCCAAAAAACTTCTTGAAGATAACAAACTTGAATACAAGCCTTCCAATATAATAGTGTCATGCGGCGCGAAACATTCGCTGTATAACATCTTTATGGCGGGAATTAATCCCGGCGATGAAGTCATTATATTTTCACCTTACTGGGTATCCTATGTGGAAATGGTCAATATGGCGCAGGGAATTCCCGTGCTTGTACAGCTTGATGAATCCAAAAAATTTGAAATTGATTTTGAACTTTTAAAATCAAAGATAACAAAAAACACAAAGATGATGATTATTAATTCGCCGTCAAATCCCACCGGCTGTGTGCTTTCAAAATCATCGCTTGAGAAACTGGCGGAAATCTGCCTGGCAAACAACATACTTATGATATCCGATGAAATATATGAAAAAAACCTTTATAACGGCAAAACACACATTTCCATCGCTTCGCTTTCAAAAGAGGCAAAGGCAAAAACAGTTGTGGTAAACGGCGTTTCCAAATCACACGCCATGACAGGGTGGAGGATAGGTTACATTGCCGCCGATGATATGGAACTTGTAAAGGCGATGGATAACATGCAGTCGCATTCCACTTCTAACCCGACCACTATTTCACAGATGGCGGCAATTGAAGCGTTAAAGACAGATTCCGCGATTGTAAATAAAATGGTGGCGGAATTTGATAAAAGAAGAAAGTACATTCTGCAGAGGGTGAACGCGATATCGGGGCTTACCTGCGTGGAACCGGAAGGCGCTTTTTATGTGTTTCCTAATTTCAGCAGCCTTGTAGGTAAAACTTTTAACGGAGTGAAGATAGAAAATTCCATGAACCTGGCTGACGCGCTTTTAACGTCCGCCAAGGTGGCGGTTGTTCCGGGTGTGGCGTTTGGAAGCGATGTGCATTTCAGAATGTCATACGCGACTTCAATGGAAAAGATTGAAAAAGGGCTGAACAGAATAGAAGAGTTTTTTAAAGGATAA
- a CDS encoding glycosyl transferase family 1: MKILMVTDTYRPRVNGVVTSIDTFANEFRKLGHEAHIVAPEFPAQRKTDHLADAEAMEKFVTRIKSHYLFFDPEDRLPNPYLPSARIKIKKEILERKYDIIHTQTPFALGIEAIKWAKKMDCPIVQTYHTLFESYIHYFRFMPRWMSLRLAKGISKWYSQKMDLNITPSTQMKDLLLQYGVTKPVEVNPTGIKMDKFKIFHGDDFRKKFDIPSDTILFLFMGRIGHEKNIPFLFKMLKRVLAVKPNVKLIVAGKGPAEEEVHEAAKAEGVIDNVIFLGYFEPQDWVNCYAAADLFTFASITETQGLVVTEAMAVGTPVVAVGEMGVAEVMAGNKGGLLVKHDLDEFTAAVFKMLDDKQLYAEKKKEAFEYAQSWSAEAMAKNMLGLYQRAIDGYKKKK, from the coding sequence ATGAAAATTTTAATGGTAACAGACACATACAGGCCAAGGGTAAACGGGGTTGTTACGTCAATTGATACATTTGCAAATGAATTCAGAAAACTTGGGCACGAAGCTCACATTGTGGCGCCGGAATTCCCGGCACAGAGAAAGACAGACCACCTTGCTGATGCGGAAGCAATGGAAAAGTTTGTCACAAGGATAAAATCACATTACCTTTTCTTTGACCCGGAAGACAGGCTGCCGAACCCTTACCTGCCTTCAGCAAGGATTAAAATCAAGAAAGAAATACTTGAGAGAAAATATGACATAATTCACACGCAGACTCCTTTTGCCCTTGGAATAGAGGCGATAAAATGGGCAAAAAAAATGGACTGCCCCATTGTGCAGACATATCACACCCTTTTTGAATCATACATTCACTATTTCAGGTTTATGCCAAGATGGATGTCCTTAAGGCTGGCAAAGGGAATAAGCAAATGGTACAGTCAGAAGATGGACTTGAATATTACGCCTTCCACACAGATGAAAGACCTGCTTTTACAGTATGGCGTAACCAAACCCGTGGAAGTTAACCCCACTGGTATTAAGATGGACAAGTTTAAAATATTTCATGGGGATGATTTCAGGAAAAAATTTGACATTCCCTCGGATACAATACTGTTCCTTTTTATGGGCAGGATAGGTCATGAAAAAAATATTCCTTTCCTTTTTAAAATGTTAAAAAGGGTATTGGCTGTTAAGCCCAATGTGAAGTTAATAGTTGCGGGAAAAGGGCCGGCAGAAGAAGAAGTTCACGAAGCGGCTAAAGCGGAAGGGGTAATTGACAACGTAATATTCCTTGGATATTTTGAACCGCAGGACTGGGTTAACTGCTACGCCGCGGCGGATCTTTTCACGTTCGCGTCAATTACAGAAACACAGGGGCTTGTGGTAACCGAAGCAATGGCGGTAGGCACTCCGGTTGTGGCTGTAGGTGAAATGGGTGTGGCTGAAGTTATGGCCGGAAACAAAGGCGGGCTTCTTGTTAAGCACGACCTGGATGAATTTACGGCAGCAGTCTTTAAGATGCTTGATGATAAGCAGTTATACGCGGAAAAGAAGAAAGAAGCGTTTGAATACGCTCAGTCCTGGTCCGCGGAAGCCATGGCAAAAAATATGCTTGGCCTGTATCAGAGGGCAATTGACGGGTACAAAAAGAAGAAATAA
- a CDS encoding 6-O-methylguanine DNA methyltransferase, which produces MFYGLFKSKFGTGAVVLSLNGALVEVFLPDAGIEKTLNKKYPGAVRKSVKEAAMLENYFAGNDESFKGIKIDFSGLPLFTVKVLKAIRNIPRGETVTYKQAAAMAGNIKAARAAGSALSRNPVPVIIPCHRVLAKNGLGGFSAGIKWKLRLLEIEKKKINREI; this is translated from the coding sequence ATGTTTTACGGCTTATTTAAAAGTAAATTCGGCACGGGAGCAGTTGTCCTGTCTTTAAATGGCGCCCTTGTTGAGGTGTTTTTGCCGGATGCGGGTATTGAAAAGACGTTGAATAAGAAGTATCCCGGTGCTGTAAGAAAAAGTGTTAAAGAAGCCGCGATGCTGGAAAACTATTTTGCAGGTAATGATGAAAGTTTTAAAGGCATTAAAATTGATTTTTCAGGGCTGCCGTTATTTACCGTTAAGGTATTAAAGGCAATAAGAAATATACCGCGCGGTGAAACGGTGACTTATAAACAGGCAGCCGCCATGGCAGGCAATATTAAAGCCGCAAGGGCGGCAGGCAGCGCTTTGTCACGCAATCCTGTGCCGGTAATAATCCCGTGCCACAGGGTACTGGCAAAAAACGGGCTTGGCGGTTTTTCGGCGGGGATTAAATGGAAATTAAGGCTGCTTGAAATTGAAAAAAAGAAAATTAACCGGGAGATTTAA
- a CDS encoding MBL fold metallo-hydrolase, translating to MKIHTLVSEDYGENTYILETGDNKAVVIDPGAEYPQILSVLQENKLNVEYVLLTHGHYDHTIAAENFNSAIIYAHAEEKDLLAAPAYNLSAYTGRQISVKNINYIEGNEAQVNGMKFYHTPGHTLGCMVILIGDILFSGDTLFYDTVGRTDLPSGDSKKLQNSLKVFDKFDKDITVYPGHGTPFTLRDAYKINYFLK from the coding sequence ATGAAAATTCATACATTGGTATCAGAAGATTACGGGGAAAACACTTATATTCTGGAAACGGGTGATAATAAAGCTGTTGTAATAGACCCGGGAGCGGAATATCCGCAGATTTTATCTGTGCTACAGGAAAACAAACTTAATGTTGAATATGTCCTGCTTACTCACGGACATTACGACCATACAATAGCGGCGGAAAATTTCAATTCCGCCATCATTTACGCTCACGCCGAAGAAAAAGACCTGCTGGCAGCTCCTGCATACAATCTTTCCGCCTATACAGGACGGCAAATAAGTGTAAAAAACATTAATTATATAGAGGGTAATGAAGCACAGGTTAACGGCATGAAATTCTATCACACCCCCGGGCATACTTTAGGCTGCATGGTAATTCTTATCGGGGATATCCTTTTTTCAGGGGATACGCTTTTCTATGATACGGTGGGAAGGACAGACCTGCCGTCGGGGGATTCGAAAAAACTTCAAAACAGCTTAAAAGTATTTGATAAATTTGATAAGGATATAACTGTTTACCCGGGGCACGGCACACCATTTACGCTTAGGGATGCTTATAAAATAAACTATTTTTTAAAGTGA
- a CDS encoding DUF1957 domain-containing protein — MKKDPSGYLALILHAHLPFVRHPEYNDPLEENWFFEAITETYIPLINTFNKLIDDGVDFRITMSLTPPLISMMRDEMLQLRYLKHINRLIELIEKEVTRTKFEPHFNETAKIYREKFHNARFVFEEKCKMDLVSAFAKLQEAGKLEIITCGATHGFLPLDPQKHAANAQVKVAVDHYTETFGRRPKGIWLPECGYTPGDDEILKNNGIRYFMVDTHGILHGNPRPKYGVFAPVYCKSGVAAFGRDMESSRQVWSAKSGYPGDFRYREFYRDIGYDLDYDYIKPYIHESGIRVNTGIKYHKITGGVDLSGKQPYNYYDALEAAATHAGNFMFNREKQVEHLRSVMKRKPVIVAPYDAELFGHWWYEGPNFIDYLLRKMHYDQNTVDTITPSEYLEKYPENQVVTPAFSSWGAKGYAEFWLNSTNDWIYRHLHKTYEKMHELAVKYKFKPIDPMTERLLKQAAREVLLAQSSDWAFIMRTQTMVEYAVKRTKNHIMRFYKINEMLLSENIDAEYLMEIELRDNIFPNIDWTSFA; from the coding sequence ATGAAAAAGGATCCTTCGGGATACTTAGCCCTAATATTGCACGCACACCTGCCTTTTGTAAGGCATCCTGAATACAATGACCCCCTGGAAGAAAACTGGTTTTTTGAAGCAATAACAGAAACCTATATACCTCTTATTAATACCTTCAATAAACTTATTGACGACGGTGTTGATTTCAGGATAACAATGTCACTTACCCCGCCTTTAATATCAATGATGCGCGATGAAATGCTTCAGCTGCGTTATTTAAAACACATAAACAGGCTTATAGAACTTATAGAAAAAGAAGTTACCAGAACGAAATTTGAACCACACTTTAACGAGACTGCAAAAATTTACAGGGAAAAATTTCATAATGCCAGGTTTGTCTTTGAAGAGAAATGCAAAATGGACCTTGTATCGGCTTTTGCAAAACTGCAGGAAGCCGGCAAACTTGAAATAATAACCTGCGGAGCCACGCACGGTTTTCTTCCGCTTGACCCCCAGAAACACGCGGCTAACGCGCAGGTAAAAGTGGCGGTTGACCATTATACGGAAACTTTTGGAAGACGGCCAAAGGGAATTTGGCTGCCGGAATGCGGTTATACGCCCGGCGATGATGAAATTCTAAAAAATAACGGCATAAGATATTTTATGGTGGATACGCACGGAATTCTGCACGGAAATCCACGGCCCAAGTACGGCGTCTTTGCACCGGTCTATTGCAAATCGGGGGTTGCGGCCTTCGGGCGCGATATGGAATCATCCAGGCAGGTCTGGAGCGCCAAATCGGGGTATCCAGGGGATTTTCGGTACAGAGAATTTTACCGCGATATAGGATATGACCTGGATTATGATTATATAAAACCTTATATACATGAAAGCGGAATAAGGGTTAACACAGGAATAAAATATCACAAGATAACCGGGGGCGTGGACCTTTCGGGGAAACAGCCGTATAATTATTATGATGCGCTTGAAGCTGCCGCCACGCATGCTGGCAATTTTATGTTCAACAGGGAAAAACAGGTGGAACATTTAAGGTCGGTAATGAAACGCAAGCCTGTAATTGTGGCGCCCTATGACGCGGAACTTTTTGGGCACTGGTGGTATGAAGGCCCTAATTTTATAGATTACCTTTTAAGAAAAATGCATTATGACCAGAACACCGTTGACACTATAACGCCTTCTGAATACCTTGAAAAATATCCTGAAAACCAGGTGGTAACGCCGGCCTTTTCAAGCTGGGGCGCCAAAGGTTATGCTGAATTCTGGCTAAATTCCACCAACGACTGGATATACAGGCATCTGCATAAGACATATGAAAAAATGCACGAACTGGCTGTAAAATACAAATTCAAACCAATAGACCCGATGACAGAGAGGTTATTAAAACAGGCGGCAAGGGAAGTGCTTCTGGCGCAGTCAAGCGACTGGGCGTTTATCATGAGAACGCAGACTATGGTTGAATACGCTGTTAAGCGCACAAAGAACCACATTATGCGTTTTTATAAGATAAACGAAATGCTGTTGTCTGAAAATATTGACGCGGAATACCTTATGGAAATAGAATTAAGGGATAATATCTTTCCTAATATTGATTGGACTTCGTTTGCGTAA